The genomic window CACCCCCATGTACTCGTTCGCGAGCGAGAAGAGCGACTCGCTCACCATACTCCGTTCAGGATGGAACCCCTCCTCGATCACCTTCCAGGGATCCACCACCAGATACCTGTCAGCAACCTTGGCCATACAACCTCCTCACAGAGAAGACATCTACACACACCTCTACAGACAGTACATACCCTCCCCGGCACACCATACCGAGGCACCCCTCTTTCGAGCACACACCTTATCCCTTTATACCCGAATGAGCCGCCATCTCGGTGATCTGCTTCTGGAACAGGACGAAGAGCACCACCGGCGGAATCACCGCGAACACGATGGCCCTGAGGATATCCACCTCGGTGGTGTAGCTCCCCCTGAACTGGAAGAGCCGCACCATCACCGTCTCGAGCCCCGAATTGGTGAGCACCAGGTACGGCAGGAGGAAATCCGACCAGGCCGCATTCACGGCATAGATCACCACCACCATCACGATCGGCCTGCTCAGCGGCAGCACCACCCTCCGGAAGATCTGGAACTCATTGCACCCGTCCAGCCTCGAAGCCTCGACGAGCGACTGCGGGATGGTATCGAAGAAGTTCTTGAAGAGGATCACGTAGAAGGCATTCGCCCCGAACGAGAACCAGATGGGAAAGAACGTACCGACCATCCCCAAACGCACGATGTTCATGAACAGCGGCACGATGCTCGTGGTAGGCGGTATGAGGAGGCTCCAGAGCACTAAAGTGAAGACGAGCTTCGACCCCCGCGGCCTCACCTTCGAGAGGGCGTACGCGAGCAGACCGTTGAAGAAGACCGCAGAGATCACACACCCCGTCACCGAAATGAGCGAATTCCGGTAGTACCGCACGAACTTGAGATCGTTCCACGTCTTCACGAACCTGCTGAAATCGAACGACCGAGGGAGGAAGGTCGGCTCCCTCACGAACTCCCGGATATCCTTGAAACTCGCGAAGAAGAGCCAGAGAATGGGAGCGAACGCCACCACCACGAAGAAGACACACAGCAGGATGAGCCCTATGTAGCCCATGAGCACCACGGGCGAACGCAGGTCGTGGTCTCGGATGATGCCGTACTGCTTCTGAATGAACATGCTAGGCCCCCTGGGTGTCCTGTTCCTTCACCAGCTTGAAATACAACCAGGTGAGGAACACGAGGATGAGCGAGATGATGACCGACACCGCCCCGGCCTTGGGATAGTCGTACTTCTCGAACGCATACCTGAAGACCAGGAGCATGAGGGACACCGATGCGTTGTTGGGCCCCCCGTTCGTCATCACGAGCGGTTCGTAGAGGATCTGGAAGACGAAGATGATCTGCAGGATGAGCAAGGTACGTGCGAGGTTGAAGATCTGGGGAATGGTGATGTGGCGGACCCTCGCCCATATCCCCGCCCCGTCTATAATCGAAGCCTCGTAGAGCTCCGAGGGAATTCCCTGCAACCCCGCGATGTAGATGAGCGTGGTCGCCCCTGCGCTCTTCCAGGTGAGCGTCGCTACGATGAGGGGGATCGTCCACTGGGGATTGCTGAGCCAGGGCTGAGGAGGATATCCAAGCTTCCCCAGGAGGATGTTGAGCGCACCCGTCTCTCCGGGCCTGAAGAGAAAGGCCCACAGCAGCACCGTGGCCATCCCCGGCACCACGTTGGGGAGGTATACCCCTATCTTGTAGAACGACCTGAATGCGAACATCTCGTTGATGGAGACAGCCATCACTATCGGCACCATGAACCCGATCACCAGCGACCAGAAGGTGTAGAGGAAGGTGTTGCGGACCGCTGCCCAGAAGTCTGGATGCCGCACCACATCCACGTAATTCTTGAACCCCACGAACTCCTGGAGACGCACCCCCTTCGCCGAATAGAGGGAAAGTCGAATACTCTCCAGAAGGGGCTCCCACACGAAGAAGGCGAAGAGCACCACCGTGGGAAGCATGAGGAGCCACCCTGCCGCATCCCAGGGAGAAACCCTCCCCCTTCCTGTGCCTGAAATCCCTCGCTGTAACGTACCCATGAATACTCCTTGCGGTTGAGAGATCCGGAAGAGGGGCGTGCCCGTAGGCACGCCCCGAGGCATACTACTTGTTGTTCACCTGCGCATCGAGGAGCGACTGGAAGTTCTTCTGGGCCCTCGCGAGCAGGGTATCGATGTCGGCGTTCTCGTCGGTGAGCACCGCCTGGAGCAACTTGGTGAGCTCGGCGTAGAGGTCCTGCGCGAGCATGGGCTCCTCCGGCCTGAGGACACCGGGCTTCTTGATCACGTCATAGTAGTCCTGGTAGAGCCTCATGTCCACGTTGCGGTACTCGGCGAGGATCTCGTCCTGCACCTTGAGGTACTCAGGATCGGTCCATGCGGGGAAGGTGGGGATCACGGGCACACCGTTGGCCTTGCGGTTGGCCGCATCGGCCCTGAGCCCCTCGATCACGTCGTCGGTGAGCACGGGGGCCTTACCCATGATCTCGAGATATCCGAGCGCCGCCAGGACCTCGTCCTTCGTGGCGTTCGCGGCGAACATGTACGGCGTACCACCCATGAGCGAATACTGTCCCCCCGGACCGGCAGGCACCGGCACCAGCGCCAGATCCTCGACAGGAAGCCCGTACGTCATGGTGGGCTGGTTCACGGCGTCCTGGGCCGCGAGATACATGGCAGCAGTCCCGGTACCGATCCCCCTGAACCCGGTACCCCAGTCCTCGCTCGTGGGATCGGGAGTGAGCACATCATACTTCCACTTGAGATCGCGCACGAACTGGAGGGCGGCCTTCACCTCCGGGGTATCGATCTGGGCGATCCACTTGCCGTCCTTCTGGACCTCGAAGCGCGCACCGAAGCTCCACGCGATGTTCGTGAAGTGCCAGCCGCCCGCGTTGTCCTTGGCGAGGATGACCATACCGGCCTGGCCGGTCTTCTCCTTGATGATCTTCGCGGTCTCGGCGAGCTCCTGCCACGTCTTCGGATACTTGGGAAGACCGTTCGCATCGACAAGCCCCGCCTCGCGGAAGAGCGCCACGTTCAGCATGAGCCCGAGGGCATAGGCATCACGCGGCACGCCGTACACCCGACCGTTCTCATCCGAGAGAAGCTGGCGGACCGAGGGGTTCATCTTGTCGATCCAGCCGAGCTGGACGAGCTCATCGGTGACATCCTTCACGAAGCCGCCGGCGATGAGCTTCTGGGGCTCGGTGAACCACGTCTCGAAGATCGTGGGAAGCTGGCCCGACTCGGCGAGCGGGACGAAGGTATCCACGCTGTACTTGTAGTGCTGGGGCACCACCTTCACATTGGGATACTTCTGCTGGAACCGCTTCACGTACTCCTTGTGGAGTTCGATGTCGCCGGTCATGGTCTCCTCGGGCCAGATGCCCAGCTTGAGGACCACCATCTCCTTCTGGGCCGACT from Spirochaeta thermophila DSM 6192 includes these protein-coding regions:
- a CDS encoding ABC transporter substrate-binding protein, yielding MKRVVSLVALLLLLVGTLSAGGAGEQSAQKEMVVLKLGIWPEETMTGDIELHKEYVKRFQQKYPNVKVVPQHYKYSVDTFVPLAESGQLPTIFETWFTEPQKLIAGGFVKDVTDELVQLGWIDKMNPSVRQLLSDENGRVYGVPRDAYALGLMLNVALFREAGLVDANGLPKYPKTWQELAETAKIIKEKTGQAGMVILAKDNAGGWHFTNIAWSFGARFEVQKDGKWIAQIDTPEVKAALQFVRDLKWKYDVLTPDPTSEDWGTGFRGIGTGTAAMYLAAQDAVNQPTMTYGLPVEDLALVPVPAGPGGQYSLMGGTPYMFAANATKDEVLAALGYLEIMGKAPVLTDDVIEGLRADAANRKANGVPVIPTFPAWTDPEYLKVQDEILAEYRNVDMRLYQDYYDVIKKPGVLRPEEPMLAQDLYAELTKLLQAVLTDENADIDTLLARAQKNFQSLLDAQVNNK
- a CDS encoding carbohydrate ABC transporter permease, which codes for MGTLQRGISGTGRGRVSPWDAAGWLLMLPTVVLFAFFVWEPLLESIRLSLYSAKGVRLQEFVGFKNYVDVVRHPDFWAAVRNTFLYTFWSLVIGFMVPIVMAVSINEMFAFRSFYKIGVYLPNVVPGMATVLLWAFLFRPGETGALNILLGKLGYPPQPWLSNPQWTIPLIVATLTWKSAGATTLIYIAGLQGIPSELYEASIIDGAGIWARVRHITIPQIFNLARTLLILQIIFVFQILYEPLVMTNGGPNNASVSLMLLVFRYAFEKYDYPKAGAVSVIISLILVFLTWLYFKLVKEQDTQGA
- a CDS encoding carbohydrate ABC transporter permease is translated as MFIQKQYGIIRDHDLRSPVVLMGYIGLILLCVFFVVVAFAPILWLFFASFKDIREFVREPTFLPRSFDFSRFVKTWNDLKFVRYYRNSLISVTGCVISAVFFNGLLAYALSKVRPRGSKLVFTLVLWSLLIPPTTSIVPLFMNIVRLGMVGTFFPIWFSFGANAFYVILFKNFFDTIPQSLVEASRLDGCNEFQIFRRVVLPLSRPIVMVVVIYAVNAAWSDFLLPYLVLTNSGLETVMVRLFQFRGSYTTEVDILRAIVFAVIPPVVLFVLFQKQITEMAAHSGIKG